One stretch of Bacteroidia bacterium DNA includes these proteins:
- a CDS encoding M1 family aminopeptidase, giving the protein MLAITNYAYAQHAFETSTERCGYVDKFLTENAKITYAQSPLVHQYDVKFYFLDLEVYNTSTTVSGNVTIKAKATVTMDTFVVELLSNMTVDSVKINGNIKSFIHADDHVYVLLGTSIAAHTLFDAQIYYHGTPPNPTGFFGGIFNRTSSTWGNQVTYTLSQPFNARVWFPCKQVLSDKADSCWVFITTNAAHKAGSNGILTNVANLPGGKKRYEWKSKYPIAYYLISLSITGYVDYTIYAKPAALAGDSIMIQNFIYDNPVTLPFFKSEIDKTKAFLEKMSDLFGLYPFYKEKYGHCMAPFNGGMEHQTMTTQGFFEGFITAHELAHQWFGNNVTCATWNDIWINEGFASYSEYLMAEFLPSLMSMSAKALMDTIHNRVMKIPDGSVYVPLSESFNTYRIFDGRLTYRKGASIIHNLRFEMQNDSLFFKTLKDFQTLYKDSVATGLQFKQVAETVSGKDFTDFFNQWYFGEGYPTYNVKYVKTHPDTLKITVIQTTSAPAKTPLFKGLVEYKLITTTGDTIVKLYQTANVNVFKIKTYRTVTNIIVDPNNWIINRVGDIIFVDEEKSLNNLVQIYPNPVSDYLNVSIETQGKKEIVITDVLGRVVYQSITHDNFISIPTFGLSNNLYVVTASTNNAKQTIKFIKE; this is encoded by the coding sequence TTGCTTGCCATAACAAATTATGCTTATGCTCAACATGCTTTTGAAACCTCTACAGAAAGGTGTGGATATGTAGATAAGTTTTTGACTGAAAATGCCAAAATTACTTATGCACAAAGCCCCTTAGTTCATCAGTATGATGTTAAGTTTTACTTTCTAGACCTGGAAGTATATAACACTTCCACTACTGTATCAGGGAATGTAACTATAAAAGCAAAAGCTACTGTTACTATGGATACTTTTGTGGTGGAATTGCTTAGCAACATGACAGTGGATTCAGTCAAAATTAACGGTAATATCAAGTCTTTTATTCACGCGGATGACCATGTTTATGTTCTACTAGGCACTTCTATAGCTGCACATACTTTGTTTGATGCACAGATATATTACCATGGTACTCCTCCTAATCCTACGGGGTTTTTTGGGGGAATATTTAACAGAACTTCATCTACTTGGGGTAATCAGGTAACTTACACTTTGTCGCAGCCTTTTAACGCCCGAGTATGGTTTCCTTGCAAGCAGGTTTTATCTGATAAAGCCGATTCTTGTTGGGTCTTTATTACCACAAATGCGGCACATAAAGCAGGTTCAAATGGAATACTCACAAATGTAGCCAACCTACCAGGCGGTAAAAAGCGCTATGAGTGGAAATCTAAATACCCAATCGCATACTACTTAATTTCTTTATCCATAACAGGCTATGTAGATTATACCATATATGCAAAACCTGCTGCACTTGCAGGGGACTCCATTATGATACAAAACTTTATTTATGACAATCCTGTAACTTTACCTTTTTTTAAGTCTGAAATTGATAAAACTAAAGCTTTTCTTGAAAAAATGTCCGATCTATTTGGTTTATATCCTTTTTACAAAGAAAAATACGGGCATTGTATGGCACCTTTCAACGGAGGTATGGAACACCAAACAATGACTACACAAGGCTTTTTTGAAGGATTTATTACCGCACATGAGCTAGCCCATCAATGGTTTGGAAATAATGTAACTTGTGCTACTTGGAACGACATCTGGATAAATGAAGGTTTCGCATCCTATTCGGAATACTTAATGGCTGAATTTTTACCTTCCTTGATGAGCATGTCTGCAAAAGCTTTGATGGATACTATTCATAACCGTGTAATGAAAATACCTGACGGCAGCGTATATGTACCCTTATCCGAATCCTTCAATACCTATCGCATCTTTGATGGTAGATTAACCTACCGAAAAGGGGCTTCTATTATTCATAATCTTCGTTTTGAAATGCAAAATGACTCTTTATTCTTCAAAACTCTGAAAGATTTTCAAACTTTATACAAAGATAGCGTAGCAACAGGCTTGCAGTTTAAGCAAGTAGCTGAAACAGTTTCAGGTAAAGATTTTACAGACTTTTTTAATCAATGGTATTTTGGTGAAGGCTACCCTACTTATAATGTCAAGTATGTAAAAACTCACCCTGATACGCTCAAAATTACAGTCATACAAACTACCTCTGCACCAGCTAAAACTCCACTGTTCAAAGGTTTAGTAGAATACAAACTTATCACTACCACAGGGGATACTATCGTAAAACTGTATCAAACTGCTAATGTTAATGTATTCAAAATAAAAACGTATCGCACAGTTACTAATATCATCGTAGATCCAAACAACTGGATTATCAACCGTGTAGGCGATATCATTTTTGTTGATGAAGAAAAATCTCTCAACAATTTAGTGCAAATTTACCCTAATCCTGTGTCTGACTATCTCAACGTTAGCATAGAAACACAAGGTAAAAAAGAAATTGTCATTACTGATGTATTGGGCAGAGTGGTCTATCAAAGCATTACTCATGATAACTTTATTTCCATCCCTACTTTTGGATTGAGCAACAATTTATATGTTGTTACTGCTAGTACAAACAATGCCAAGCAAACTATAAAGTTCATCAAAGAATAA